A genome region from Cucumis sativus cultivar 9930 chromosome 4, Cucumber_9930_V3, whole genome shotgun sequence includes the following:
- the LOC101211691 gene encoding L-type lectin-domain containing receptor kinase S.4, translating to MAAFHFSNPFPSPIISIFLFFFLFFKSIHSLSSPSFSLSGFHGDPQFELNVALYGDAALVGGGALQLASSSGGRIIYNKPIRLLRGKPRRLMSFSTDFSFSLSPNTGKNGLGFVIVPSSFNVSGFDDGPFGFHFGSEMKQKLNMILVKFTTSSDAENGDLIKTFVGIDVGYKSNKSLADSGNFSNSSWASIRGKNLHAWIDYQVGSRQLEVRLAGNSNNKRPFAPLLSYPVDLSQIWGENEEVLVGLSSSKGNSSQPCLVYSWNFKVKSIPNWMHSEPLDPKTIAVARESEPESVVKEEGRNCLMKVVAATIFGTGCGALTAFVGLYLWTIFGNRRPVVPEEFAVQQMDVKYKKVVVLDKAIEDDNGKKNVDV from the coding sequence ATGGCCGCCTTTCATTTCTCTAACCCTTTCCCCTCACCCATCATTTCCATCTTCctattcttcttcctcttcttcaaatCCATCCATTCTCTTTCATCCCCCTCATTTTCCCTTTCTGGGTTTCACGGAGATCCACAGTTTGAGCTGAATGTTGCTCTGTACGGCGATGCGGCTCTTGTCGGCGGCGGTGCTCTCCAGCTTGCCAGTTCTAGTGGTGGACGAATCATTTACAACAAACCGATTAGGCTTCTTCGAGGTAAACCCAGGAGATTGATGTCTTTCTCTACAGATTTCTCGTTTTCTTTGTCGCCAAATACAGGGAAGAATGGACTGGGTTTTGTTATTGTTCCTAGTAGTTTTAATGTTAGTGGTTTTGATGATGGACCATTTGGGTTTCATTTTGGATCGGAGATGAAACAGAAGTTAAATATGATCCTTGTTAAGTTTACTACTTCTTCTGATGCTGAAAATGGTGATCTGATTAAAACTTTCGTGGGTATTGATGTGGGTTATAAGAGTAATAAATCATTAGCGGATTCAGGCAATTTTTCAAACAGTTCGTGGGCCTCAATTAGAGGGAAGAATTTACACGCTTGGATAGATTACCAGGTGGGTTCTAGGCAATTAGAAGTAAGATTAGCTGGAAACAGTAACAACAAAAGACCATTTGCGCCATTGCTTTCATACCCAGTTGATTTATCTCAAATTTGGGGAGAAAATGAGGAAGTGTTGGTAGGTTTGAGTTCATCAAAAGGGAACTCATCCCAGCCATGTTTGGTTTATTCATGGAACTTCAAGGTCAAGAGCATACCAAATTGGATGCATTCTGAGCCACTCGATCCAAAGACAATCGCTGTTGCGAGGGAGTCGGAACCGGAAAGTGTTGTTAAAGAGGAGGGGAGGAATTGCTTGATGAAAGTGGTAGCAGCCACGATTTTTGGTACTGGATGTGGGGCATTGACAGCTTTTGTTGGATTGTATTTATGGACAATCTTTGGCAATAGAAGGCCAGTGGTACCTGAGGAGTTTGCTGTGCAGCAGATGGATGTTAAGTACAAGAAAGTCGTGGTGTTGGATAAAGCCATTGAAGATGACAATGGTAAGAAGAACGttgatgtttga
- the LOC101210703 gene encoding tubulin beta chain yields MREILHVQGGQCGNQIGAKFWEVVCAEHGIDTTGKYQGDSDLQLERINVYYNEASCGRYVPRAVLMDLEPGTMDSIRSGLYGQIFRPDNFVFGQSGAGNNWAKGHYTEGAELIDSVLDVVRKEAENCDCLQGFQVCHSLGGGTGSGMGTLLISKIREEYPDRMMLTFSVFPSPKVSDTVVEPYNATLSVHQLVENADECMVLDNEALYDICFRTLKLTTPSFGDLNHLISATMSGVTCCLRFPGQLNSDLRKLAVNLIPFPRLHFFMVGFAPLTSRGSQQYRALTVPELTQQMWDAKNMMCAADPRHGRYLTASAMFRGKMSTKEVDEQMLNVQNKNSSYFVEWIPNNVKSTVCDIPPTGLKMASTFIGNSTSIQEMFRRVSEQFTAMFRRKAFLHWYTGEGMDEMEFTEAESNMNDLVSEYQQYQDATAEDEYYDEDEEEAEDNV; encoded by the exons ATGAGAGAAATCCTTCACGTTCAAGGTGGCCAATGTGGTAACCAGATCGGTGCTAAGTTCTGGGAAGTTGTTTGTGCCGAGCATGGCATTGACACTACCGGAAAGTACCAGGGAGATTCTGATCTTCAGCTTGAGAGGATCAATGTTTACTACAACGAAGCCAGTTGTGGTAGGTATGTGCCTCGTGCCGTTCTTATGGATCTTGAGCCTGGTACTATGGATAGTATCAGATCTGGCCTTTATGGACAGATCTTTAGGCCCGATAACTTTGTTTTTGGTCAGTCTGGTGCTGGAAACAACTGGGCTAAAGGTCATTACACTGAAGGTGCTGAACTTATTGATTCCGTTCTCGATGTTGTACGCAAGGAGGCCGAAAATTGTGATTGCTTACAAG GGTTTCAGGTTTGCCACTCTCTAGGAGGAGGAACTGGATCTGGAATGGGAACTCTTTTGATTTCCAAGATTAGAGAAGAATACCCCGACAGGATGATGCTTACCTTCTCTGTCTTTCCATCTCCTAAAGTGTCTGATACTGTTGTTGAACCTTACAACGCTACTCTATCAGTTCATCAACTAGTTGAAAATGCAGATGAGTGCATGGTTCTTGACAACGAAGCTCTTTATGATATATGCTTCCGTACTCTCAAGCTCACCACTCCAAGCT TTGGTGATTTGAACCATTTGATCTCTGCAACAATGTCCGGTGTGACTTGCTGTTTGAGATTCCCTGGACAACTCAACTCTGATCTCAGAAAGCTAGCCGTTAATCTCATTCCATTCCCTCGTCTCCACTTTTTCATGGTGGGTTTTGCTCCTCTCACATCTCGTGGTTCCCAACAATACAGAGCTCTGACTGTTCCCGAGCTTACTCAACAAATGTGGGATGCCAAGAACATGATGTGTGCTGCTGACCCACGACACGGACGCTACTTAACCGCCTCTGCTATGTTTAGAGGCAAGATGAGCACTAAGGAAGTAGATGAACAAATGCTCAATGTGCAGAACAAAAACTCTTCTTACTTCGTTGAGTGGATTCCAAACAATGTCAAATCGACTGTTTGTGATATTCCTCCAACTGGTTTGAAGATGGCGTCTACCTTCATTGGAAATTCCACATCAATTCAAGAAATGTTCCGCCGTGTGAGTGAGCAATTCACTGCCATGTTTAGAAGGAAAGCTTTCTTGCATTGGTACACAGGAGAAGGAATGGACGAGATGGAGTTCACTGAAGCTGAAAGCAACATGAATGATCTTGTTTCTGAGTACCAGCAGTACCAAGACGCCACAGCCGAAGACGAGTATTACGATGAAGACGAAGAGGAAGCTGAAGATAATGTGTAA